CGGCAGCCGGCGGGCTGCCGCTTTTTAACGATTTCTATGGGATAAAAAACAGCTTGTACACTTCCGCTTTGATCCCGTATGATTTACATGCGGAAATGGAAAGCGGTTTTATCATTCGCTCGAAGACGGGGGAATCCAATCTGAAAAATAGGTTAAAAGCGCTAAGAATCGGCAGTCTTTTCGGCAGGCTGGTCGCCTCCTATTTATGGCTCATTATCGTTCCGGTCGCTTTGATCGGCTGGATGTCCTTCAAAGCTTCCGAGAATATATTGATGACCAAGATCAGCGAATCGAACGGAAAAACGATGAATCAGATCGACCGGAATATCCGGACGCTTCTGGATCAGGTCACTGCGGTGGTCAATATGAACAATCTGAATCAAAGTCTGGAGACTTATTTGTCGAAAGGGTACGCCAATCCGTATGACGAGCTCATCGACAAGGCGGTTGTGGAAAAAAACATGCTTCAGGCTTCGCTGGCCTTCGACTGGATGCAGTTTGAATCTTATATGATCGGCAAAAACGGCCAGATTTATTCCCAGAACGACTCAAGCGGCGGAATCGACGCGGCGAGGCTTTTGCAGGTTAGGCAGCAAACCGCGGTCGAAGCTTCTCCCGATCAGATCGTATGGAGCGGAGCGCAGGATAGCTTTTTGAAAAACCAGGAGCACCAGAAGGTGTTTAACGCCGTTAAGCTGCTGTACAATCCGTATACTCATCTGGAATACGGGCTGTTCATCCTGAGCGTGAAGGAGGACAGTTTATACCGCATCTACCGGGACAGCATCGGGGCGGATGCGACGTTTTTCATTTTGGACAAAGATGGTCGTTACGTGACGAGCAGCCGGAGGGAAACGGTCGGAATGCAGGCGGATCCGGAACTTGTCCACGAGCTGGCTTCAAGCAAAGAAACGCAGGGCATTTCGACGATCTATGGAAAAAATACGTTAACTTCCGTCAAATATTTGGAAGTGCCCGGCTGGACGCTGGTGATGAACGTTTCGGTGCAGTCGTTGTTTAAAGACGTGAGGGGACTTTCCCGCAGTATATTGCTGATGACGCTGATTTTGGCGGCCGTATCCATACTTGCCGCAGTATGGATATCGCGCAGAATTGCGATGCCGCTCATCCGGCTGAACCAAAGAATCCAGTCCTACAAGCTGAACGGGGGGCTGGTACAAGCAAGACGGGAGCAGCCCGATGTCAACGAGCTCGCTTTGCTGACGACGGAATACGAACAAATGATCATGAAGCTGGAGCATACGATCCATGAGCTTGTCCGCAATCAGGAGGCCAAGCAGGCGGCGGAATGGAATGCGCTGCAGGCGCAGATTAATCCGCATTTTTTGTACAATACGTTAAATTCGATCAAATGCCTCGTTTGGATCGACAAAACGGAGCTGATCGAACCGACGATCAACGCGCTGGTGAAACTGCTGCAGATGACGGTGCAGCGCAGCGAGAATGAAATCACCTTGCGCGAAGAATTGGCCTGTCTGGAATATTACGTGTATATTCAGGAGATCCGCTTGTCAAGAAAAATTATTTTCCGAGTTTACGTGGACGAGGGGTTGTGGTCGTGCCGTCTTCCCAAGCTGCTGCTGCAGCCGATCGTGGAAAACGCGATCTTTCACGGTATCGAAAGGAAGCCGGAGGAGGAGGGGGAAGCGATGATTACGCTGTATGCGGCCCCTTATCTGAGCGATGTCCGGATCGAAATTTCGGACAACGGGGTAGGCATGGATGTAAATCAGCCGGATAAGAAGGACACGGAGGATGCAGAGAGGACGAAGCATCGTTTTAGCGGAATCGGCATGATGAATGTGCATGAACGGCTGCAAATGAACTACGGGGACCATTACGGGCTGTCGGTTCAATCGACTCCGGGGCAGGGTACGACCGTAATCTTAATGCTGCCGGCGCGATTCGCCGGGCAGGAGCGGGAGGGAAACACGGATGACCAGCATTATTATCGTTGACGACGAAAAGCTGCTGCGAAAAGGATTTATCCATATGACCGATTGGCTGAGTCACGGGTATAAGATCGTGGGTGAGGCGGGCAACGGAGAGGAAGCTCTGCAGCTGGTGAAGGCGCTTGGACCGGATGTTGTCGTTACCGACATCAGGATGCCCGGAATGGACGGCGTGCAGCTGATCCGGGAAATCAAGTCGGCTTATCCGCAGATCGAAGTGATCGTTTTGAGCAGCTACAGCGATTTTCCTTATGTGAAAGAGTCGCTGCAATTAGGGGCGGCGGATTATATTTTGAAAGCGAGCATGAGCTTTGATGAGGTGCTGCAGGCGCTGGACAAAGCGACGGGCAAACGGAATGCCCCGGATTCGGGCCATGCCCCGCAGCTGCATAATAAAGGAGCGGAAGCAAGCGGCACCGCCGCCGATTCGTCCGCTGCCTTTTACGAAAAAGTGCCCGGTGCGGATCGCTTAAACCGCGCATCGTCCGTTCAGGCCCGACCGCCCTTGCCGAGCGCCTCTTGGAACTGGAAAGACATTCGGCCCTACGTCGACATCGGCGATTTGGACGCTTTGTACGAATCGGTTTATGGAGCGGCCGTTCGGCAAATCAGCCAGGGAAACGCTCCCGAGCCTTATCATTTGCAAAAAAATTTGGTGGAACTGGTCTACATGATCATTCACAAGCTGGACGAGGCCGGCTGGAATCCGGACGAATTGCAGAGAAGCAAGCTTGCGCATTTTCGGAAAATGGAGACGGCGGGGCATTTCGACGAGTGTATGGAGGCGTTCCGGAAAGCTCTGAACGAGATCGCCGAATTTCTTACGGCCAGCGGCTACCTGGCAAGCGCATACAGTCCGACGGTCAAGGCGGTCGTGAGCCATCTGCACCAAAACTATGCCGATCCGGAGTTGTCCCTCGGCGAGACCGCGAAGAAGTTCCATCTCAACAAAAGCTATTTGAGCCAGTTATTCAAACAGCAGACGGGAGTCAATTTTCAAAATTATGTAACGCGGATCCGCATCGACAAAGCGAAGGAGCTTCTGAAACAAAACGAACCGGTCAGCGAGGTGTGCGCGGCCGTAGGTATCGATAATATCAGCTATTTCAGCCAGCTGTTCAAACGGTGGGCCGGCGTTTCACCGAGCGATTATGCGAGGGAGCGCGGAACGGACTGAACAACCTGAATATTTTAATAAAACCTAAAAAAATATAAAGACGGCTGCGGAAAATGCGGCTGCATTTCCTAAATGAATGAACAATATTGCCAAATGGATTGAATGCACTCACCGCCATGCGCTCTATATAATTGTTAATGAAAGCGATTGCGATAAGCAGCGCGGGCACATATTACATCCACAAACAAGGGGGTCATTCAATGCGCAAATTAAAAACGGTGTCAACGTTCCTCGCGGCATCGATGTTGGCGGGGGTGGTTGCCGGCTGCTCCCAGTCCGCTTCTCCGGCCAATACGCAGTCCGGCGACAAAGCTTCTTCGCAAAAGGAGCCGGTTACGCTCACCTTCTGGTTTCCCGGTGCGGACAAAGTCAACGACGAATATTTCACCAACGTAGCGAAGGAATTCGAGAAGCTGAATCCGAATGTCAAAATCGAAACGACGGTGCTCCCGGCAAACTCGGCGGATGTGGACACGAAGCTGAATGCGGCGAAGCTGAGCGGGACGTTCCCCGACGTATTCTCCGCCTATCTCATCTTTATGGGAACCCGGGCTACCAAAGGGGAATTCGCCCCGCTGGACGATTACATCGGCAATTGGAACGAAAAGGACGACTTGTTTGAAAGCGCCTTAAACATCGGCAAAGTGAAAAACAAAACGTACGGGCTCGGCTTTTACCCGGCTCCGGAAATTTTAACTTACCGGAAAGACTTCTTCGCCGAAGCGGGGCTTGATCCGGAGAAGCCGCCGGCGACCTGGGAGGAGCTCGCGCAGTACGCCGAAAAGCTGACCAAACGCGATGGAAGCGGCAATGTGACCCGCGCGGGACTTGACATCCCGGGAACGAATGCAAGCGTATTCTTCGAGCCCTTCATGCGCCAGAACGGATCGAAGATTATCGACGAGGATAAGGAGGCGCCGGCATTCAGCGATGCGAAGTCTGTGGAGGCTTTCGATTATTTGGTAGGGCTGGCGAACAAGAAAATAAACATTCCTTTCAACTATCAGAAAAAAGATGAGTTTCCTTTCATCAACGGAAAATCCGCGATGTCCTTCCTGCAGACGACGATGATCAGCAACATGATTGCGAACAATCCGGATCTGAAAGACAAGCTGGGGTTCGTGCCGGTCTTGAAACGCGAAAACAAGGTGGCTTTCAACGGATACCGCTTGTTTACGATCGGAGCCGGCAGCAAGCATAAAAACGAAGCTTGGGAATTCATCAAGTTCATGATGTCCAAAGACCAGATGTGGAAGCGTTACAAGGATATGAAAATACCGGTTGTCCGAAAATCGCTCGAGCAGCAGTTTATGGGCGAAGATCCGAAATTTAACGGCGTCCTGCTTGATTATGTCAAGAACGGCAAAGGCAAACCGATCATTTCCTGGGCTTCCCTGTACGACAAGTACATTCAATTGGCTTACGAGGAAGCGATCAGCGGGAAAAAACCGTCGGCCCAGGCATTGAAGGACGCGCAGGATGGTCTCGAGAAAGAAATCAAAACGTTAACGAAATAATTACAGGGAGGTTCCAAGGCCCATGTCTGAATCGTTGGCAGTGGCAAAAATGGCGGCGGGCCGGAGAAAAAAGGCGGTCAGGCTGGACGAGGACAGAATCGGCTATATGCTGATCGCCCCCTTTTACATTTTCTTGCTCGTATTTGTGTTGATCCCGATTGCGGTCAATTTGTACCTCAGCTTTACGAATTACGATTTAACGAATGCCGATTGGGTCGGCTTGAAAAATTACCGGATTTTGTTCTCGGACTCGTTCTTTCACGTCGCGCTAAAAAACACGTTCGTCTATACCTTCTTCACGCTGCTGTTCACCTTAGGCCTGGGGCTCATGCTGGCGCTTGTGCTGAATCGGAAGCTGGCGGGGCTGCCGTTTCTGCGGACCGCATTTTTTATGCCGCACATCACGTCGATGGTCGCGGTGTCGATGATCTGGCTGTGGATTTACGAGCCTTCCCACGGGCTTGCCAATTCGTTTCTGGATCTGCTCGGCATCCGAAAAATTCAGTGGCTTTTCGACGAAACATGGGCTATGCCGGCGGTTATCTTGATGAGCGTATGGAAATTCGTCGGATATAACATGGTCATTTATTTGGCCGGGCTGCAGAGCATCCCGAGGCATTTGTACGAAGCGGCATCCGTGGACGGAGCGGGTGCGGGAAGACAGTTTTTCAACGTCACGCTTCCGCTGCTGACGCCGGTCACATTTTTTCTGTTCATTACCGGGCTGATCAACAATTTCAACGTATTTGAGCAAATTCAAATTCTTACGGGCGGCGGCCCGATGAACTCGACGACGACGCTTGTGCATCAAATATACAACCGGGCGTTCAACGATTTTCAAATGGGCTATGCGGCTGCGCTGTCCATGGTTTTGCTGGCGATCATCGCGTTTATCACCATCGTCAATTTCAAATATGGCAGCCAAAGCCATGAATAATTTGGCGGCCGGAAAGGAGCCATCATGGAAACTACGAAATACCGCAGCGCTGTATCGGCCGTGATGCTCATTTTATCGCTGGTTATGCTGATTCCGTTCGGACTCATGGTGCTGACGTCCCTTAAGACGATGGGCGAAATTCAAGCTCCGCAGTTTGTGTTCATTCCGCAGCATCTGTCGCTGGACAACTATTTTCAAGCCATGCAGAGGGGCAACTGGGCGCAATATTTCGGCAATTCGCTTTTCATAACCGCGGTGACGGTCGTTGTCAGCCTGCTGATCAACTCGGTTGCCGGTTACAGCTTTGCCCGGCTCCGGTTTAAGGGCAGGGACCTGTTGTTTCTCATCTCCCTGATCGGACTTATGATTCCGCCTCAAGTTACGATGATTCCGGTTTTTCTCATCCTGAAGCATATTCCTTTTGCCGGGGGCAACGATTGGACCGGCCAGGGCGGGCTCGGCTGGATCAATTCGTACATGGGGCTGATCGCTCCTTACGTGGCGGGGTCGTTCGGTGTCTTTCTGTTCCGCCAGTTTTATCTCAATTTTCCGAAGGATCTGGACGATGCTGCGAAGATGGACGGACTCAGCACGGTGAAGACATATTGGCAGATTTATGTGCCCTTGAGCAAACCGATCTTTGCCACGCTTGTCGCGCTGAAGGCGACACAATCGTGGAACGAATACACCTGGCCGCTTATTGTAACAAACAGCGACGCCATGAAGACGGTTCAACTGGCATTGACATTGTTCCGGGACGAGACCCAGGTGCAGTGGAACCTGCTGATGTCGGCTACCACGCTGATCGTACTGCCGCTGACGATTATTTTCCTGCTCGCCCAAAAGTATTTCATTGAAGGCATCGTCACAACCGGGATCAAAGGATAACGGAGTTTGCAGGCGAAAGGGGACTCACGTATGAACATAGTATACATGCACACGCACGATACGGGCCGGTATATCCAGCCCTACGGCTATGCCGTGCCGACGCCGAATCTGATGCGGCTGGCCAGGGAAGGAGTAGTGTTTCGCCATGCGTATTGCGCGGGTCCGACCTGCTCCCCGAGCAGAGCGGCGCTGCTCACGGGAATGGCGGCCCACTCCGCGGGGATGTTCGGCCTTGCCCATCTGGGGGCGCAGCTCGACGATTACAGCAAGCATCTGGTTCCGTTTTTAGGCGGAAACGGGTACGAAACAGCTTTGTGCGGCATTCAGCATGAGGCGCCAGAGGCGGAAATGATCGGATATGACCGCATTCTCGGCAACCCGGATTTCGATATGAGCGTGTTCGATTTCGACTCCGTAAGCTGGGATGTTTACAACGCGGAAGCGGCGGCGGAGTATATCCGGGGGAGAGGGGGCCGCGGCAATCCTTTCTTTTTATCGTTCGGCATGTTTAATACGCATTTGAACTTTCCGAAGGCTGCGCCTTCGTTGGAGACGGCTTATTTGATGCCGCCGTCCTTGATGCACGACAATGAGGCCAACCGCCGGCTGTGGGCCGAATATTTGACCTCCGCGGAAGCGGCCGACCGGTGCGCGGGCATCGTTTTGCAGGCGATCGAAGATGCGGGGATTGCCGATGAGACGCTCGTTATTTTTACAACCGACCACGGGTTGCCGTTCCCGCAGATGAAATGCAGTCTGTTTGATGCCGGCATCGGTGTATCGTTGATCATGAGAACCCCGCAGCGGCACCGGAAAGGCGAGGCGGTCGATGCGATGGTATCGCATCTGGACCTGTTCCCGACGATCTGCGAGATGACCGGATTGGCGGCGCCGCAGTGGCTGCAGGGCTGCTCCTTGCTGCCGCTGCTGGAGGGGAGGGCGGAATCCGTCCGCCCGTACGCGTTTGCGGAAATCAACCACCATGTGGAGTACGAGCCGATGCGCTGCGTTCGCAGCGACAGATATAAATATATCCGCAATTACGGAGAAACGGCGTATTTGACGCCGAATCTCGATACGAGCGGCTATCGTTCTTTTTTGCTGGACAACGGGTTTCTTCGTACGGAAAAACCGCAGGAGATGCTGTTCGATCTGTATCTGGATCCGGCCGAGCGGGTGAATCTGGCTCACAATGAGGCCTATCGGGAAACGATGAGGGAGCTAGCCGACGTGTTGGAGAAGTGGATGCGCGACACGGAAGATCCTTTGCTGAACGGGGCCGTGCCGCTGCGGAGAGGAGGAACGGCATGAAAGCGATCGTGCTTCTGCTCGACTCGGTGAACCGCCATTATTTAAGCGCTTATGGAGCGTCCGGCATATCAACCCCGAATATAGACCGGCTCGCGGCCCGTTCGGTCGTCTTCACAAACCATTGGGCAGGCTCGCTCCCCTGCATGCCCGCCCGCCGGGATATGCTTACGGGCCGCTTGGGATTTTTGGAGCGAAACTGGGGACCAATCGAACCGTTTGACCAGACGCTGCCCGAGGTGTTAAGAAACCATGGGATTTACTCCCATATTTCAACGGATCATTATCATTATTTTCGGGTCGGTGGAGAAAACTATTGCCAGCAATTTGACACGTGGGACTTTATCCGCGGGCAGGAAAGCGATCCCTGGGTGTCGCGGGTGAAGCAGGGGGAACGTCCCGAGCATCATCTCGGCAAATTCGTTCCGCAATATGAGCTGAACAGGACGCAGTTTCGGTCGGAAGAGGACTACTCCTCGCCTTTGACGATCCAATCGGCGATCCGCTGGCTGGACAACAACCGCGACGCGGACGACTTTCTTCTGTGGGTGGAAGCTTTCGATCCGCATGAGCCGTTCGATCTGCCGGACAGTTATTTGCAGGAGTATGGGGACGACTACGACGGCCCTTCCTACTACTGGCCTGAATACGGGCGGGTCAATGTGCCGGACGGCGCCTTGAAGCATATCCGCAAGCGGTATGCGGCGCTTCTGACCATGACCGACCGCTGGGTGGGCAGGCTGCTCGATGCGTTGGACCGGTACGGGCTGTGGGAAGATACGATGATCGTGTTCACCTCCGACCACGGATATATGCTGGGCGAACACCGCTTTATGGCGAAAAATGTGATGCCCGCTTACAACGAGATCGTTCGCATTCCGCTAATGGTTCACATGCCGGGAGATCTGCATGCCGGCAAGCGGCTGGACGCATTGACGCAAAACGTCGACCTGTTCCCGACCTTGCTTGACCATTACGGGGTGGACGTAAGCCGCTGCCGAAACAAGCTGCACGGCAAGTCGTGGCTGCCGCTCATCCGCGAGGAGGTATTCTCCATCCGGGAATGCGCCCTATACGGATACTTCGGCAAAAACGTCAACGTGACGGATGGGGAGTATACATACTTCCGCGCTTCGGTTCACGAAGACAATTCGCCGATCTATTTGTACACCGCGATGCCGACAACGATCGGTCATTATTACGGGACCGACCATATTGCGGACCCGGGACGGATCGAGATGGGCCCGTTCCTTTCGTGGACCGGTTTCCCCGTATATAAAATACCCGGAGATAACGTGAAGATGAAGGATCGGACGCAATCCTTTCATGTGAACGGCGAATATATCCGGCAGCATCTGCTCTTCGACATTCGCGAGGATGCCGGGCAGAGCCGTCCCCTTCGGGATGAAGAAGCCGAACGCCGAATGACGGCGCTGCTGCGTGAGGCGCTTATGGAGCACGACGCGCCAAAGGAGCAGTACGAGCGGCTGGGACTTTCGTAAAGGGAGTGCTTTTTAACAATGCGACTTCGTGTTGCATTGTTTTTTTCACTTTCCTCATTACCATAATTTCCCTATTCTGCGGTTGCAATTTTCACAAAAAAGTTACTTGCAAGATGGAGAAAATCGGTATAAACTAGCTAAGTTAAGGTTTGATATGTGAAATAAATCACAACCAGAGTCAGGAATGCTCACAGGAAAAAGGAGGAGTCAAGTCATGTCCCCAACTGAAGGACAAGTGCAAGAAGTACAGACTGCGGTCGCAGAGACGGCGGCAACCACGACCCAGAAGCTTGATATGGCCATTATGGACCAATTGCTGAAGCCCGAGGTTCAGCAATCGCTGACCGAGCTTGTCAACAATTTACCCAAAATCACGGAGATGGTGAATACGCTGACGCAGGCGTACGATCTGGTTAAAACGGTGGCAAACGACCGCGTCTTCATCGACGATTTGAAGCACGGCTTCGAAGAGTTCGTTAAGCCGATACAGGACAAGGCGAAGGGCATTGCCGTCGCCGCAATCGAAGCGAACGACCGCGCCGAGGCGGAAAACGCGCCGACGATCGGCGTTTTCGGATTGCTTAAAATGCTGAAGGATCCGCAGATGCAGAAGACGCTGCGTTTCACCCAGGCATTCCTTGATGTTTTGGCGGAGAAAAAGAGATAAGGGGGACATTACTCATGGCGAAGCACATTGTCATTTTGGGAGGCGGCTACGGCGGATTGCTTACCGCCCTGACGGCACGGAAATACATCAAATCCGAGGATGCGGCGATCACCTTGATCAATAAGACGCCTTCCCACCAAATTGTTACCGAGCTGCACCGGCTCGCGGTCGGCGGCGTGAGCGAAGGCAATGTCGCGCTGCCGCTCGGCAAGCTGCTCAAGGGCAAGCAGGTTGAGCTGATGGTGGATTCTGTAGAGAGCATCGATCTGAACGGCAAGCAGGTGCGTCTTGCCAGCGGTTTGACTACGGCGTATGACAAGCTCGTCATCGCGCTCGGCAGCGAAACGGCGTTTTTCGGCATTCCCGGTCTTCAGGAAAGCAGCATGACGCTGAAGTCGGTGGAGGAAGCAAACCGCGTGCGCGCCCATGTGGCCGCACGTCTCGACGCGTACCGCGAATCCGGCAACAAAGCGGATGCAACCTTCGTGATCGGCGGAGGCGGTTTGACCGGCATCGAGCTGATCGGGGAAATGGTCGATACGCTTCCGGAGCTGTGCATTCAAAAAGGTGTTAACTTTGATGACATTTCGCTTTACTGCGTGGAAGCGGGCCCTGCCATTCTTCCGGGTTTTGCGCCGGAGCTTGTGGAGCGCGCACATGCATCGCTTACAAAACGCGGCGTCAAAATTTTGACCGGCGTGGCCGTAACGGAAGTGCAGGGCCGCAATGTCATTTTGAAGGACGGCACGTCGATCGAGACGAACACGCTCGTATGGACCGGCGGCGTCACGGGCAACAGCGTGGTAGCCGCTTCCGGCATCGAGAACAACCGCGGCCGCGCCACCGTGACGGCAGGCCTGAAGTCGACCTCGCATCCGGATGTTTTCCTGGCCGGCGACAGCGCCGTCGTGATGAGTCCGGAAGGCCGCCCGTATCCGCCAAGCGCGCAGATCGCATGGCAGATGGGCGAAACCGTCGGCTACAACCTGTACGCCGAATTCAAAGGGCTGCCTTTGAAGGAGTTTAAGCCGGTATTCTCGGGAACGCTCGCCAGCCTTGGACGCAAGGACGCGATCGGCACGATCGGCGGGAGCCAGCTGCGCCTGAAAGGCACGCCGGCATCGCTGATGAAGGAAGCGAGCAACGTGCGGTATTTGTCGCACATCAACGGGCTGTTCTCGCTCGCTTATTAAACCTGTTCGCAACAAGACGGAATTGAATGCTTATTTTTGGACCCGGGAGACGACACTATGAAAAAAGTGAAGATCCCGGGTTTTTCGCTTCCGGTAGAAAACGGAGGTCCGGCCCGCAAAAGGGAATGGAACGAATAATACCGAAACAAATTAGAGCATGAGAGGTAGAGGCAGGTTGCGTGCAACGATAAAGAAAATGATTCCGGCCGCATGCATGATCCTTGGCATCGGTCTGCTCGCTTATCCTACGGTGAACGACCGCTATGAGAGCTACCTGCAGCAAAAAATTTTGGCGCAGTGGGAAAGTAACCTGCTGCTTCTCGATCGAACGGAGCCGGAGACGGGGCCGGCGCCCGATGTCTCCGCTGCGCCCGTGCCCGAAGAACGCTTGCTCTCCGGCGCTCCGCTTATGCCTTTGCGCGCGGAACAACCTGCAGCTCCGATTCCGGTTCAAACCCCGGTTGCGGACGAAAACGTGGAGGGCGTTCTGGTCATAGACAAGATTAATTTGAAGCTGCCGATCCTCAAAGGGGCGACGGCAAAAAATATGAAAATCTCCGTTGCCAGCATCGAGAATACCGGAAGACCGGGAGCTGTCGGCAACTATGCGATCGCCGGGCACAGGAATCTGACCTACGGAAAAAACTTCAACAGATTGGACGAGGTCGAGGCGGGAGATATCGTCGAGGTGGACGCAGGCGGCCGCAATTACCGTTACAAAGTTGAAGAAAAACTGTACGTTTTGCCGAAGGAGGTTTGGGTGTTGAAAGGAAACGGCAAAGACCGGGAGATTACCTTGATCACCTGCCACCCTATGGAAAACCCGACCCACCGAATTGCGGTCAAAGGAAAATTGATTGAAGACGGGAAATAATTTTTTTCTGGTCAAAGCTTTGAATATGTGGTACATTACAAAATAAGACAAGTTTCTTCATCATTCATATATGATTTCGGTTCTTTCCACCGATAAAGGCAAATTTGGCGAAAGCCAAAGACGCAAAGCTACAGGGCCTTCCGCAGCATTCGTGCTGTGATGGCAGCCAGTTACCGAAAGGAGAGTTTTTTTATGCTTTCCAGGGCTCTCGTAACCGTGTTGTCGGCGTTGTTCTTACTGATCGCTGCGCCGCAAGGCATAGAAGCCGCTTCGGCGGTCATCGACAAAAGCTCTCTGGGTC
The window above is part of the Paenibacillus hamazuiensis genome. Proteins encoded here:
- a CDS encoding sulfatase codes for the protein MNIVYMHTHDTGRYIQPYGYAVPTPNLMRLAREGVVFRHAYCAGPTCSPSRAALLTGMAAHSAGMFGLAHLGAQLDDYSKHLVPFLGGNGYETALCGIQHEAPEAEMIGYDRILGNPDFDMSVFDFDSVSWDVYNAEAAAEYIRGRGGRGNPFFLSFGMFNTHLNFPKAAPSLETAYLMPPSLMHDNEANRRLWAEYLTSAEAADRCAGIVLQAIEDAGIADETLVIFTTDHGLPFPQMKCSLFDAGIGVSLIMRTPQRHRKGEAVDAMVSHLDLFPTICEMTGLAAPQWLQGCSLLPLLEGRAESVRPYAFAEINHHVEYEPMRCVRSDRYKYIRNYGETAYLTPNLDTSGYRSFLLDNGFLRTEKPQEMLFDLYLDPAERVNLAHNEAYRETMRELADVLEKWMRDTEDPLLNGAVPLRRGGTA
- a CDS encoding sulfatase, with the translated sequence MKAIVLLLDSVNRHYLSAYGASGISTPNIDRLAARSVVFTNHWAGSLPCMPARRDMLTGRLGFLERNWGPIEPFDQTLPEVLRNHGIYSHISTDHYHYFRVGGENYCQQFDTWDFIRGQESDPWVSRVKQGERPEHHLGKFVPQYELNRTQFRSEEDYSSPLTIQSAIRWLDNNRDADDFLLWVEAFDPHEPFDLPDSYLQEYGDDYDGPSYYWPEYGRVNVPDGALKHIRKRYAALLTMTDRWVGRLLDALDRYGLWEDTMIVFTSDHGYMLGEHRFMAKNVMPAYNEIVRIPLMVHMPGDLHAGKRLDALTQNVDLFPTLLDHYGVDVSRCRNKLHGKSWLPLIREEVFSIRECALYGYFGKNVNVTDGEYTYFRASVHEDNSPIYLYTAMPTTIGHYYGTDHIADPGRIEMGPFLSWTGFPVYKIPGDNVKMKDRTQSFHVNGEYIRQHLLFDIREDAGQSRPLRDEEAERRMTALLREALMEHDAPKEQYERLGLS
- a CDS encoding DUF1641 domain-containing protein, with amino-acid sequence MSPTEGQVQEVQTAVAETAATTTQKLDMAIMDQLLKPEVQQSLTELVNNLPKITEMVNTLTQAYDLVKTVANDRVFIDDLKHGFEEFVKPIQDKAKGIAVAAIEANDRAEAENAPTIGVFGLLKMLKDPQMQKTLRFTQAFLDVLAEKKR
- a CDS encoding cache domain-containing sensor histidine kinase, whose translation is MYTSALIPYDLHAEMESGFIIRSKTGESNLKNRLKALRIGSLFGRLVASYLWLIIVPVALIGWMSFKASENILMTKISESNGKTMNQIDRNIRTLLDQVTAVVNMNNLNQSLETYLSKGYANPYDELIDKAVVEKNMLQASLAFDWMQFESYMIGKNGQIYSQNDSSGGIDAARLLQVRQQTAVEASPDQIVWSGAQDSFLKNQEHQKVFNAVKLLYNPYTHLEYGLFILSVKEDSLYRIYRDSIGADATFFILDKDGRYVTSSRRETVGMQADPELVHELASSKETQGISTIYGKNTLTSVKYLEVPGWTLVMNVSVQSLFKDVRGLSRSILLMTLILAAVSILAAVWISRRIAMPLIRLNQRIQSYKLNGGLVQARREQPDVNELALLTTEYEQMIMKLEHTIHELVRNQEAKQAAEWNALQAQINPHFLYNTLNSIKCLVWIDKTELIEPTINALVKLLQMTVQRSENEITLREELACLEYYVYIQEIRLSRKIIFRVYVDEGLWSCRLPKLLLQPIVENAIFHGIERKPEEEGEAMITLYAAPYLSDVRIEISDNGVGMDVNQPDKKDTEDAERTKHRFSGIGMMNVHERLQMNYGDHYGLSVQSTPGQGTTVILMLPARFAGQEREGNTDDQHYYR
- a CDS encoding carbohydrate ABC transporter permease is translated as MSESLAVAKMAAGRRKKAVRLDEDRIGYMLIAPFYIFLLVFVLIPIAVNLYLSFTNYDLTNADWVGLKNYRILFSDSFFHVALKNTFVYTFFTLLFTLGLGLMLALVLNRKLAGLPFLRTAFFMPHITSMVAVSMIWLWIYEPSHGLANSFLDLLGIRKIQWLFDETWAMPAVILMSVWKFVGYNMVIYLAGLQSIPRHLYEAASVDGAGAGRQFFNVTLPLLTPVTFFLFITGLINNFNVFEQIQILTGGGPMNSTTTLVHQIYNRAFNDFQMGYAAALSMVLLAIIAFITIVNFKYGSQSHE
- a CDS encoding ABC transporter substrate-binding protein is translated as MRKLKTVSTFLAASMLAGVVAGCSQSASPANTQSGDKASSQKEPVTLTFWFPGADKVNDEYFTNVAKEFEKLNPNVKIETTVLPANSADVDTKLNAAKLSGTFPDVFSAYLIFMGTRATKGEFAPLDDYIGNWNEKDDLFESALNIGKVKNKTYGLGFYPAPEILTYRKDFFAEAGLDPEKPPATWEELAQYAEKLTKRDGSGNVTRAGLDIPGTNASVFFEPFMRQNGSKIIDEDKEAPAFSDAKSVEAFDYLVGLANKKINIPFNYQKKDEFPFINGKSAMSFLQTTMISNMIANNPDLKDKLGFVPVLKRENKVAFNGYRLFTIGAGSKHKNEAWEFIKFMMSKDQMWKRYKDMKIPVVRKSLEQQFMGEDPKFNGVLLDYVKNGKGKPIISWASLYDKYIQLAYEEAISGKKPSAQALKDAQDGLEKEIKTLTK
- a CDS encoding response regulator transcription factor, producing the protein MTSIIIVDDEKLLRKGFIHMTDWLSHGYKIVGEAGNGEEALQLVKALGPDVVVTDIRMPGMDGVQLIREIKSAYPQIEVIVLSSYSDFPYVKESLQLGAADYILKASMSFDEVLQALDKATGKRNAPDSGHAPQLHNKGAEASGTAADSSAAFYEKVPGADRLNRASSVQARPPLPSASWNWKDIRPYVDIGDLDALYESVYGAAVRQISQGNAPEPYHLQKNLVELVYMIIHKLDEAGWNPDELQRSKLAHFRKMETAGHFDECMEAFRKALNEIAEFLTASGYLASAYSPTVKAVVSHLHQNYADPELSLGETAKKFHLNKSYLSQLFKQQTGVNFQNYVTRIRIDKAKELLKQNEPVSEVCAAVGIDNISYFSQLFKRWAGVSPSDYARERGTD
- a CDS encoding carbohydrate ABC transporter permease — encoded protein: METTKYRSAVSAVMLILSLVMLIPFGLMVLTSLKTMGEIQAPQFVFIPQHLSLDNYFQAMQRGNWAQYFGNSLFITAVTVVVSLLINSVAGYSFARLRFKGRDLLFLISLIGLMIPPQVTMIPVFLILKHIPFAGGNDWTGQGGLGWINSYMGLIAPYVAGSFGVFLFRQFYLNFPKDLDDAAKMDGLSTVKTYWQIYVPLSKPIFATLVALKATQSWNEYTWPLIVTNSDAMKTVQLALTLFRDETQVQWNLLMSATTLIVLPLTIIFLLAQKYFIEGIVTTGIKG